AGGCCAAGACCCCAGTCTCCCTGACCTGGGCAAAAATCTGCACAAGTAACAGCTGTCAACCGGGCCCCAAGAGAGCGGTTTGGTTGTAATTTCTGCGTGTCTCACAGGGCCCAACAAGAATAAGCACAGGACAGAGGACGCCGCCTACAGCAGGCAGCATCCAAGCCCCAGCCTGCATCACCGCCGGGGCAGAGCCTGCCCCCAGTGTCAGCCCAGGGCTTTCCTCCCTCCCGGGTTCATGCCGATGGGCGTGAGAGCCAGTCTGGGCCTTGTGTGAGTTTCCTGCTGCGCAGACGCGCTGGGTGTTGTGGGAAGCGGCCGGGAAGTTACTTTCAACGCGGCACTGGTGTGCGCCGGCCGCACGGGGACTGTGTGGCACTTTCCAACAGCCCTTGAAGCTTCCTTGGGATCCAGAATGGCCTTCAAAAGGTTTGGACTGACTTGGGAACAGAGCAGTGGAAACGGCCTGGCAGGTACTAACGGCCCGCCTGCTTGTCGCAGCAGCGCCGGGCTGCCCTCAGTACTGGATGCACTGCCGGCTCACAGATGGAGGACGGGGCTGGGGACCGAGGGCACGGGAAGAGCCTGGCGTCTACTGGATGCAGCTCAAGGGATGGCGAGAAGCCCGAGAGGACGAagcccagagcccaggctgcCCTGATGGCTCCACACAGCCCAACGCCCCAGGGCCCGAAACGTCACCTTGATGGGCCAGGGCCTGGGAATCCTGTCTACCAAGGTGGGTGTGAAACGGGGTCGGGGTGTGGTGGGAAGGTCACTTCTCAAAACCCCTGGAGCAAATAAGGCTGTGCTCCCTGTAAGAGCAGCCGTTCCCACGCAGGGTTCCCACCAGACATCTGTCCCCACAGAACTGGGGCGGGGAGTGGCCCTCAACACCCCACTGCAAACATTCTAGCCTTTGGGAAGCCCAACTCTGCTCTGCTAGGACAGCAGGAAGGAGAGGACCCTCGCCAGGTCCAGGTCTGCACAGCCTGGAggtgggggcagtgggggagCTTCCCCACCACCCTGCCTCGCCAGGCCCTGCTGGGACCCCACCGCAGCCAGTGGGAGGTCAGGCGGGGAACAGCCCATCAGCTCCTTCTGCTGTTCGGTGACTTGGAGCCAAGAACCGTGTCCCAGCTCCGCCTGCACTGGACGCCCCCCGACCGCTCTGCTTCGAAACCTTGAGGCTCTCAAAGTCCCTCTGGCGCTCTTCCCGCAGTGAGGCCACGCCACCCGCCAGGTCCTTGTGCTCCAGCGCTTCCCGCAGGACGTCCACCTGGGCCTCCAACTCCTGGATGCGCCCCTTCAGCCCCACCATGGAGTCGGCCTCCCCCTCAGCTGGCCGGCTGGAGGACGGGGGTCCATGGGCTGGTGGGGCGGCAGGGGGCCGCCCCTGGTAGTGGCGCAGGGTCTCCTGCAGGCACCGCAGCTCCTCCTCATGGACGGCCTGCAGCTCCCTGATCTTGAGCTGGAACTTGTCCTCCAGGGTCTGCACCTGGTCCACAGGCTGCCTCTCCAGGTCCTGCCTGTCCCCCGCCAAGGCATCCAGCTGGCTCAGGACCCTGCCGCGCGCAGCCTGAGGCGCACCCTCCGCCCGGCTCAGCCGCTCCCCTGGGTAGCTGACCTTCCACTCCTCAAACCACCCTCGTGGGGCAGCCAGGCTCTCACGGCGCTCACTCTGCCCCTCTTCCAGGCGCCTCTGCTGCTGGCCCAGCTGGGCGACCTTGGCCTTGAGCTCCGCGTTCTCCCGTTCGACGATGGTGATCAGCTCCAGGTACTCGCTCTTCTGCTTGCGTAGAAGCCCCTCGTACTCCTCCCTCAGGGCCCCCACAGCGTGTTCGTGCTCCTGACAGGGGGCCCCCCCGCCCGACCAGGACTCCCTGTAGCCCCGGAGCTCCTTTTCGTACTCCAGCCGGACCCTGCAGGCTGTGTAACACACCTGAGCCTGAATAATCGCATCTTGAACTAATAAGGAAGAATACTGGCCGAGGCCTCCCAGACAAGCGCTACGGGAGAGATGCCGGGATGCCTGGAGGAGCTTCTGACAGTCTCGCACTGCCTCCACAGAGAGAAGTGAGGTTAAAGTGGCAGAGATCTCTCCCAAGAGACTGGCCTTGTCTTTAAGCTGCAGGGCAAGCTCTTCCTGAATAGCAACCAAGGCCCCAGAGCTCTGGCTGGACAAGGGACAGAGAGCCTGTGAGCCAGCTGGGTCCTGATGACTTGGTACTTCTTCCGGCAGGCTCCCAGTCCAGGACACCTGGACACCATCTCCGGCACCTGCTGGAAGCTGGAGGGTTTCCGAGACCTGCAGCATCACTCTCTCGAAGTCGGGTGTCTGGTAGGCCCCTAGGATCTCCCCCAGCAGGCGCTTGTGCTGCTGCAGGGCTGCCTGTGTCCCCTGGAGGGTCTCCTGGATGCTCTGCAGCCTGCGGTGGAGGGACCCCCTCACCGAATGCACGGCAAGGCTGAGCTCCGCCCTGACCCACGTGGCGTCGGCCAGGGCAGGGACCGGGGCTGGCGGGGCGTTTGGCCGCCCACCTCCCGAGGCACTGGCTGCCTCTCCGCCCAGCGTCTCCAGGTGCCGGCTCAGGGACTCGACCTGGCTCCAGAATTCTCCATCCACCAGCACCTTCTTGGCCCAGGCATCCACTGGGGCCCTAGGACAGGTCACGGTACTTTCGGACTCCAGCGGCCACTTTCCGGACTGAGAGATCTCGAGGAGCACGTGCGAGATATCGGAGGTGGTGTTTTTCAGTGAGTCTGCTATCTGGTCTATCAGCGTGGCTTCCAGGGCTATCTGATCAGAAAGGAGCTGGAGCTGCTCCTGGTCGCTCAGCTCCGGCAGGTGTGGTGGCTGCCGTGAGGTCGCTTTTTCTTCCTCCGAGAAACCCGCCTCCCCTGCGGGAGGTGGCTGGTGACCCAGGGCCTGGATGGCGCCGACCAGCAAGCTTTCCACGCCGGCCAGGAGCCCCGCCCCCGCGTCAGCCGGCAGCGACCGCAGCTGTTCCCGGCAGCTTTCCAGGCAAGCCAGGGCCTGGCTGTTCTTCACCCGGAAGTCACCGAGCTCTTCCACGTGGTTCTCAACCACCTCCGCCCTCGCCTGTCTCTCCTGCTCCAGCTGGGAGGCCAGCGCGGCGACCTGGAGCAGGCTGGCACGGAGCTGCTCGCGCAGCCGCGCCTCGGTGCCAGCCCACTGTTGGTGCAGAGCAAGCAGGGCCTCCTGGCTCTGGCCCTGCTGGCTCTCCAGCTTCACTGTCACATCTTTGAGCTTCTCCTCGGTGACGTAGAGCTTGGTCTCCAGGGAGTGGATGATGGACAGGTAGGTGTCCGAGTCGCTGGTCGCTGGGAGCGAGCTGGGGGTGGCCTCCGACGACATGCTTTCCTCCGAGGGTGAGCGGTCCTGACTGGTGTCAGAGGACGTGCTGCTGGTCCAGGTCCTCTCAGACCCGTCAGGGTGGGTGTACTTTTGGCACTGGATCGTGGAGAACCGGATTCTTTGCCTCTTAAGGCCGGGTGCTCCCTGGTCGGGCTTTGAGGTGCTCTGCAGGTGCCCCTCCCTGTCGGACACTTCTGACCTTGGGGGCACTGGGCTCTTTtctctcctggggctgctgtcccTGTGCTcctcccccagggcagcccccGGAGGTGCGCTGGCAGCCCGGAGCTGTGGGCCCGAACGCGCGACGCCGTCCTCCTCCTCGGCTTCTTCCAAGAAGCTCCGTGGCTCCTCGGCGTCCTCTGAGGACTCCTTGGCAAACTGCCTTGCGATCTCTTCCTTTGCCTGGAGCTTCACTTCTGTTTCCTCTAAGCTGCTCCCCAAGGCAGTCATCTTAACCAGCACATCCTGGAGATCCCGCTCTTTCCTCGCCAGCGCCTTCTCGTGCGTGTCCTGGATGCACCTcagctcctcctccttctcctggaGCCGCGTGTGCGCACCCTGGAGCTGGCTGGCCATCCTCCTGTAGGAGCGCTCCAGGCTTTGGTAGTCAGCCTCCCTCCCCTTCAGCTTCTCCTCAAGCGCAGCCACGTCCCCGTCGGACAAGGCGACGCGGCCCATCAGCTCTTGGAAGCGCTGCCGGATCAGGTCCCGCTCGTCTCGGAGGCTCTGGACGTGCTCGGCCAGCTTCTGGATGCTGGCCTCCTTCATCTCCAGCTGCTCCTCCAGCCGGTGCACCACCTCACTGCCCTCGGACTTGGCACTCAGCTTCTCCTTCTGCAGGACCTCCATCTGCTGCTCGTGGTCCTGGAGCCGGTCCTCGAAGGCGCTGGCCCTGTCCTCCGCCTCCTTCAGGCTCTGCAGAAGCTCCTGCTTCTCCCGCTCACAGCTCCCCAGCAGCAGCTCGTAGTTCCTCTGCAGCTTCTCCTCCATCAGCCTCTGGGCCCGCTCGCTGGCGCTGAGCTGCTGGCTGAGGTCGGCGATGCGCTCCTGCAGCCTCTGCACCTCCTTCTGCCGGTCCCGCTGCAGCGCCTGTTGCCTCTCCAGGTCCCGCAGCTCCTGCGTCCTCCCCAGCAGCAAGGCCTCCGCGCTCTGGAGCTTCCGCTCGCTGGCGCGCAGCTGGGCGTTGAGCGCGGCTTCGCTGTGCTGCCGCTCCTCCAGCTGCTCGCGGACCTTGTCCTTCTCCAGCTTCAGCTCGCCCTGGAGCTTGGCCAGTGCCTGCTCCTTAATGGTGAGCTCGGCGGCGGCATTGCCAAGCCGCGCCTGGAGGCTCCGGATCTCGGCCTCGTGGTGCCGGATCGCGTCCTTGGCCTCCCCGTAGCTGCGCTTCAGGGCCTGGATCTGCCGCGTGATGAGCTCCTGGCGCTGGCACTGGGCCTCCAGCTCGCCGTGCAGATCCTGGTTGACTCTGTGGAGCCTCTGCCAGGCGCCGGACGGGGAGGTGGCCACTTCAGTCTTAAAAAAACCGATGAAATACGGGTTAGTAACACTCGGCCTCCCAGTTCTGAGTGTCACACCTCTGGCCAGGGTCAaccacagaaaggctccttggtgGGTCTGCCTTTTATCCTCtgcacaattttattttcatttaaaaaaaagaaaaacaactaacaaatcgtctcagtttttttttttttttttttttggtaagtagCTGCTTCCAGGTAAACAGAAA
The genomic region above belongs to Phocoena phocoena chromosome 19, mPhoPho1.1, whole genome shotgun sequence and contains:
- the MPRIP gene encoding myosin phosphatase Rho-interacting protein isoform X1, with the translated sequence MSAAKENPCRKFQANIFNKSKCQNCFKPRESHLLNDEDLTQAKPIYGGWLLLAPDGTDFDNPVHRSRKWQRRFFILYEHGLLRYALDEMPTTLPQGTINMNQCTDVVDGEGRTGQKFSLCILTPEKEHFIRAETKEIISGWLEMLMVYPRTNKQNQKKKRKVEPPTPQEPGPAKMAVTSSSSSSSSIPSAEKVPTTKSTLWQEEMRAKDQPDGSSPSPAQSPSQSQPPVASTLREPGLESRDEESTSSSERVDCGRKVRVESGYFSLEKTKQDAKAEEQPLPPPLSPPSPGTPTNRYSGSGPPSRELGRPLPPPGPQPSGRTVCSGSFGSLDTASQPPTHVDSGSAGGRGAERPGRASAFKASRQYATLADVPKAIRISHREAFQVERRRLERRTRARSPGREEVARLFGNERRRSQVIEKFEALDIEKAEHMETNVSAGPSLSSDTRQGRSEKRAFPRKRDLPSEAPLPDASASPLSPHRRAKSLDRRSTEPSLTPDLLNFKKGWLTRQYEDGQWKKHWFVLADQSLRFYRDSVAEEAADLDGEIDLSTCYDVTEYPVQRNYGFQIHTKEGAFTLSAMTSGIRRNWIQAIMKHVRPTSAPDVTSSLPQGKDRSSSPSETRLREKQDGEPGEPDPEQKRSRARERRREGRSKTFDWAEFRPIQQALAQQRAGAPGPATTRPEAEPGELERERARRREERRKRFGAVDAADGPSVDDTALRMEVDRGPGPPVTADLRTQNVHVEIEQRWHQVETTPLREEKQVPIAPLHLSPEDGSDRLSTPELTSVLEKELEQSQKEASDLLEQNRLLQDQLRVALGREQSAREGYVLQTEVATSPSGAWQRLHRVNQDLHGELEAQCQRQELITRQIQALKRSYGEAKDAIRHHEAEIRSLQARLGNAAAELTIKEQALAKLQGELKLEKDKVREQLEERQHSEAALNAQLRASERKLQSAEALLLGRTQELRDLERQQALQRDRQKEVQRLQERIADLSQQLSASERAQRLMEEKLQRNYELLLGSCEREKQELLQSLKEAEDRASAFEDRLQDHEQQMEVLQKEKLSAKSEGSEVVHRLEEQLEMKEASIQKLAEHVQSLRDERDLIRQRFQELMGRVALSDGDVAALEEKLKGREADYQSLERSYRRMASQLQGAHTRLQEKEEELRCIQDTHEKALARKERDLQDVLVKMTALGSSLEETEVKLQAKEEIARQFAKESSEDAEEPRSFLEEAEEEDGVARSGPQLRAASAPPGAALGEEHRDSSPRREKSPVPPRSEVSDREGHLQSTSKPDQGAPGLKRQRIRFSTIQCQKYTHPDGSERTWTSSTSSDTSQDRSPSEESMSSEATPSSLPATSDSDTYLSIIHSLETKLYVTEEKLKDVTVKLESQQGQSQEALLALHQQWAGTEARLREQLRASLLQVAALASQLEQERQARAEVVENHVEELGDFRVKNSQALACLESCREQLRSLPADAGAGLLAGVESLLVGAIQALGHQPPPAGEAGFSEEEKATSRQPPHLPELSDQEQLQLLSDQIALEATLIDQIADSLKNTTSDISHVLLEISQSGKWPLESESTVTCPRAPVDAWAKKVLVDGEFWSQVESLSRHLETLGGEAASASGGGRPNAPPAPVPALADATWVRAELSLAVHSVRGSLHRRLQSIQETLQGTQAALQQHKRLLGEILGAYQTPDFERVMLQVSETLQLPAGAGDGVQVSWTGSLPEEVPSHQDPAGSQALCPLSSQSSGALVAIQEELALQLKDKASLLGEISATLTSLLSVEAVRDCQKLLQASRHLSRSACLGGLGQYSSLLVQDAIIQAQVCYTACRVRLEYEKELRGYRESWSGGGAPCQEHEHAVGALREEYEGLLRKQKSEYLELITIVERENAELKAKVAQLGQQQRRLEEGQSERRESLAAPRGWFEEWKVSYPGERLSRAEGAPQAARGRVLSQLDALAGDRQDLERQPVDQVQTLEDKFQLKIRELQAVHEEELRCLQETLRHYQGRPPAAPPAHGPPSSSRPAEGEADSMVGLKGRIQELEAQVDVLREALEHKDLAGGVASLREERQRDFESLKATCERGFAAMEETHQKKIEDLQRQHQRELEKLREEKDRLLAEETAATISAIEAMKNAHREEMERELEKSQRSQISSVNADIDALQRQYLEELQSVQRELEVLSEQYSQKCLENAHLAQALEAERQALRQCQRENQELNAHNQELNNRLAAEISRLRTLLTGDAGGEAAGSPLTQGKDAYELEVLLRVKESEIQYLKQEISSLKDELQTALRDKKYASDKYKDIYTELSIVRAKADCDVSRLQEQLKAATDALGERSPEHTPVSGYDIMKSKSNPDFLKKDRSCVSRQLRSIRSKSLKEGLTVQDRLKLFESRDLERD